DNA from Mycobacterium sp. SMC-8:
CTTGGGCGGCACGGATTTCCTCACCGCTGGCCAACACGACACCCGTTGTCCGCCCGCCGGAAACGATGATCTGCGCGACGGGCGCCGATGTCCGGACCTCTCCACCGTAGGACTCGACGCAGTCGACGAGCGCCTGGGTGAACGCGCCGGCGCCCCCGACGGGTCGTCGGATCGGATACTTGTGGTTGTAGGCGAAATACACGAGGATCGACGTGTTTGCGATCTCGTCGAGCGGCCGGAAGCTGCCGGTCGCGACGTTCATCGCCAGCCAGGCCCGGACCTCCTCGCTCTCGAACTCGTCGATGATCTCCATCGGGGTCTGTAGCAGGATGCGTGCGGCAGGCAGCAGGTGCTTGCGTTGTTTGGCGGCGTGCCGCGCAATCTCGGCCAATGTTGCGGGGCTCGGCCGTGTCGGGTGATCCGACAGGTAGGGCAGTCCCACGTCGAGCAGACACGACAGCGATGTCATCAGTCGCCGATATGCGGCGGCGTCCTTCTTCGACAGCCGGGCGATCGAGTCGCATGTCCTGTCGAGGGAGTGATAGTTGGAAAAGTGCGTGCCCTCCGGGCCGACATAGGTGTTGTTCGGATCGGGGGCGGTGAACCGCAACCCGAACCGCGCGAGCCCGAGCTCCTCGACCACCGATGGCTTGCGGTCGACGAACGGAAACTCGATCGCGTAGGTGTTCCCCCGAAAGCCCGGGGCGCCAGGGATATCCTGTGTCACCACGAAGCCACCCACGTGCGGGTTGGCCTCCAGCACCACTACGCGCTTGCCTTCCCGGGCCAGATACGCGGCGCAGGTCAGGCCGTTATGTCCTCCACCGATGATCACGACGTCATGCATGGCCCGAACCTAACGCCACACACTGGCGCCAGTCAAGGGAGTGCCAACTCTCTACGTTTCCGGGATAAGGTGCACCCATGAAGCGCCGATCCTCCACTGAGGTGCGTCAACTCCTTCTTGATGCCGGCGCCCGAGTCTTCCGCGAGCAAGGCTTTCAACGTGCGACCACCGACCAGATCGCCGAAGTCGCCGGCGTCTCCATGTCAGTCCTGTTTCGCCACTTCCCGACCAAGGGTGATCTCTTCCGGGAAGCCATCATTGCGCCCTTCATCGACTCGCTCTCCGCCTTCGCCACGACATGGCGAGAGAGTTTTGCCGACCCGGTCGACGAGGCACAGATCATGCGCCACATCGTCGCCGAGTTGTACGACAGCTTGCGGGGTCACGAGGATGCCGTCGCCGCCCTCAGTCGCGCCGACGGCAGTCTCGACGAGGACACCGCCGACGAGATCGCCGGACTCTTCGACCAGTGCTTCGCGCAGATGCGCGACATGGGACGGGCGGAAGCCGCCCGTCGCACGTGGTTCTCCGGTGAGGAGATGGAGTTGACCTCCCGCCTGCTCGTCGCGCTCGTCACGGCGTGCGTCAGTCACCGCCGCTGGTTCCTTCCGACCGGTCGCCGGCGCCTGTCCCGCGAGCACATCGTCGACCACATCACGAACCTGATGCTCTACGGACTCCGACTCGGTCCCGGTGAGCCGAATCGCTTGAGCGGCAACTGATCAACGCGGCATCATCATGCCACCGTCCACGCCGATGAGTTGGCCGTGAATGAAACTGGACATATCGCTGGCCAGAAACACATTCAGATTGGCCGAGTCCTCGGCCTTGCCGGGCTTGCCGCCCAACGGAATCGATGCAGCGAAGTAGGCCTCCATCTGGGCCCGCCTTTCCGGTGGCATCAGGCTGAAACCCTTTTCGTACAGTTCGGTCATGACCACGGGACACACCACATTCACCCGGATTCCGTAACGGCCCCACTCCATCGCAATGCTCCGGGAGTACGCACTGACCGCGCCCTTTGCCGCGGCGTATGCCGCGACACCCGGCAGTCCAACGACGCCGACGTAGGACCCGTAATTGATGATTGAGCCGCCCCTGTCCTTCATATGGCGAAACGCCG
Protein-coding regions in this window:
- a CDS encoding TetR/AcrR family transcriptional regulator; protein product: MKRRSSTEVRQLLLDAGARVFREQGFQRATTDQIAEVAGVSMSVLFRHFPTKGDLFREAIIAPFIDSLSAFATTWRESFADPVDEAQIMRHIVAELYDSLRGHEDAVAALSRADGSLDEDTADEIAGLFDQCFAQMRDMGRAEAARRTWFSGEEMELTSRLLVALVTACVSHRRWFLPTGRRRLSREHIVDHITNLMLYGLRLGPGEPNRLSGN
- a CDS encoding SDR family NAD(P)-dependent oxidoreductase, giving the protein MLLENKRIIVTGGLTGIGKATVLACAEHGATVVSMSRKAPTHPSAVEMLEQVEAAGNGAVSHMAADVSLQDDVDRAFDEAAAWMGGVDAMVNCAGDEMESPADEMTSAQLQEMFDVNVLGTAFTDAAAFRHMKDRGGSIINYGSYVGVVGLPGVAAYAAAKGAVSAYSRSIAMEWGRYGIRVNVVCPVVMTELYEKGFSLMPPERRAQMEAYFAASIPLGGKPGKAEDSANLNVFLASDMSSFIHGQLIGVDGGMMMPR